The uncultured Sunxiuqinia sp. genomic sequence AAAAAGAATGACAGGATTTTCCGGAAGTTCCATCTTATACCCATAAAGTAAACATTTTTAATACGATGAAAAGAGATCAAATTGTATTTGACATTATTGAAAAAGAACGCCAGCGTCAGTTGAGCGGAATTGAATTGATTGCGTCTGAAAACTTTGTTAGCGAGCAAGTCATGGAAGCGATGGGTTCGGTGATGACCAATAAATATGCTGAAGGATATCCGGGCAAACGTTATTATGGTGGCTGTCAGTGTGTTGATATGACTGAGCAATTGGCTATCGACCGTTTGAAAGAAGTATTTGGAGCAGCATATGCCAACGTGCAGCCACACTCCGGAGCGCAGGCCAATGCGGCTGTGTTAAGCGTTATTCTTAAGCCGGGCGATAAATTTTTAGGTCTTGATCTCTCTCATGGAGGCCATCTCTCTCACGGTTCTCCGGTTAATTCATCGGGTATTTTATACGAGCCAATTGCATACCATGTAAAAGAAGAAACCGGTTTGGTTGATTATGATGAAATGGAAGCTTTGGCTCGCGAACACAAACCAAAACTAATTATTGGTGGAGCATCGGCCTATTCGCGCGAATGGGACTATGCCCGCATGCGTAAAATTGCTGATGAAGTTGGCGCGATGTTTATGGTTGATATGGCTCACCCGGCTGGTTTAATCGCTGCCGGTTTGCTGGAAAACCCTGTCAAATACGCCCACATTGTAACATCAACAACTCATAAAACATTACGTGGTCCCCGAGGTGGTATCATTTTGATGGGTGAAGATTTTGAGAATCCATTTGGCTTTAAAACTCCGAAAGGGGTAACAAAAATGATGTCGGCAGTTATCGATTTTGCTGTTTTCCCCGGACAACAAGGTGGACCACTTGAGCACGTTATTGCATCAAAGGCTATTTCTTTTGGCGAAGCGTTAGATCCTTCCTATAAAGAATACCAGAGCCAGGTGAAAAAGAATGCGGCTGTTATGGCTCAGGCTTTTGTTAATAAAGGCTACAAAGTAATTTCAGGAGGTACCGATAATCACAGTATGTTAATTGATTTACGTACCAAATTTCCTGAATTGACCGGGAAAGTTGCTGAAAACACCTTGGTGAAAGCTGATATCACCATCAATAAAAACATGGTTCCTTTCGACAGTCGTTCGCCATTTACAACTTCTGGATTGCGTGTGGGAACTCCTGCAATTACAACTCGTGGGTTGAAAGAAGAGCAAATGCCTATGATTGTTGATTTGATTGATGAAGTGTTGAGTGACGTTGAAAATGAAGCTGTAATCACATCAGTTCGCGAAAAAGTAAATAAAATGATGAAAGACCTGCCTTTGTTTGCTTGGTAGATCACTTTCTGATTGAAATATATTGAGAGGGCGCTCCAAATGGAGTGCCCTTTTTTTGCGCTTTTCTATAGCAGTTTCGTCATTACGTTTTAGCCGTTTTAAGATTTCTCAAAAGCGGAAAACATGCTCCCGGGAAATTTTTTTGTTCTCAAAAGCAGACGAAAAGCTTCCGGAAAATTATTTTTGTCCAAATGACTGATGAGAACGTCGTAGAATTTGCATTGTAAGCAAACTGCGGACTGCAGAACTTCGGTTTAGATTGTGCGTTACAGCTTGTTTACTTTAAATACAAATTGCTATCGCCGTAGCTGAGGAAACGGTAGTTGTTGTCGAGTGCGTGCTGATACACCCGTTTCCAGTCGTCACCCAGATAGGCTGAAATAAGCAAAAGCAAGGTGCTTTGTGGTTGATGAAAGTTTGTAATCATACCGTCAACCAAACGAAACTGATAGCCCGGCAAAATAATGATTTGGGTAGAAGCGATCACCACCGGCAGTTCGTTTTTGTCCATATAATCGAGCAAGGCCTGTAGAACATCGGCGGTAGATTCATGGTTGGTAGCTTCGTAGGGCGACCACTGCTTTACATGTAATTTATTGGGTGCCTGATGCGGATTGTTCAGGATTGATTTGCCCAACCAATAAAGGCTTTCCAGCGTGCGAATTGACGTTGTCCCCACAGCGATGAGCTTAGCTTTATGTGGGATGAGTTTTTCAATGAGCTGGCGCGAAACAACAATTGTTTCCGAGTGCATCTCGTGCTCGGCAATGGTGGCAGACTTAACCGGTTTAAAAGTTCCGGCACCAACGTGCAGCGTCACTTCTGCCAGCGATATTGATTTTTCCTTCAACGATTGAAACACTGCATCGGTAAAATGCAAGCCGGCTGTTGGAGCGGCCACCGAACCTTCTATTTTCGAATAAATCGTTTGATACCGTTCGTGGTCGCTGGCTTCTGTCTCGCGATGTAGGTAGGGTGGTATCGGTAATATTCCGCAGGCTTCAATCAGCGAGGCAAAGTCAACCGCCGGATTGTTCCAGCTAAATTGAACAACCACGTTGCCATTTTCCTGATTCAATTTTTTTGCCACCAGGGTAATCGCTTTTCCATTTACGTCCACTTGCCGCTCCAGAGGTTCCTTTTTCCATTTTTTTAAATTGCCGACCATGCAATTCCAACTACATTGTTGGGTTTGCTGAAACGCAAGTTGATAGTCGGCAGGCGAATCCGGATCAAGACAGAAAATCTCTATTTGTGCCCCCGTTTTTTTCTGAAATGGAAGTCGCGCACGAATAACTTTGGTATTATTCGAGACCAGTAAACTCTTTTCGGGCAAATAATCAGTAATTGAGCGAAAGATGGCATCTGATATCTGACCATTTTCCCAAACGAGTAATTTCGACGCATCGCGTTCGGTGAGTGGATATTTCGCAATACGTTCGTCCGGCAAATTGTAGTTCAATGCCTGTGCACTTTGATTAAAAACCGGTTTTATAGAAGTTTTTTCGCTCATGAGCGGCAAAAGTACTGAAATATTATTTTCAGTTAAAATTGTTCTTAGTTTTGTGGTAAAATATAGTGAACTATGATAAAAGTAGGAGATCGGGTAAAGTTTATGAATGATGTCGGTGGCGGCGTTGTTACCAAAGTAGTTAGTAAGTCTTTGGTTCATGTTGAAAATGAAGACGGTTTCGAGATTCCGACTTTAGTGTCTGACTTAGTAGTTATTGCCGACGAACAGTATGCTGAAAAACCAAGTGTAGAACAATTTGCAGCACAAGCTAATCCGAAAAAGCCGGAACCGGTTAGTGAACCGGTAAAGGAGGAAGTGGTGCTGATTAAAGGAAATGACAAACCCAATTTTCAGTTGGCCTTTGTGCCTGAGAATAGTCAAAATCCGCTGGAAGGAACTATCAAACTGTATTTAATCAACGACAGTAACTTTTCCGTTTTATATCATTTTTCTGAGTTGAAAGGAAGCGAATACACCAGTAAGGAAGCGGGGGAGTTGGAGCCGAATACGAAATTGTGGTTGGATTCAATTGCCCAGGTTGACATTGCTGAGCTGCCGGAGTATTTCTTTCAGTTAATCTGCTATCGCGAAAAAGCAAGTCAGTTGGAACGTCCTGTAGAAGCTTCAGTGAAAATTAACCCGGTGAAGTTTTATAAGTCGGGTAGTTTTGTGTCCAACGAGTTTTTCAATGAAAAAGCGATGGTCATGAGACTAAACCCAAACCCGATGGAAAAGGTGGTTGAAGCCTTGACCGAAAAGGAGGTAAAGAAAGCGGTAAGTGCAAAAGAGCCTGCCCGTAAACGAAGGCGAGTTGTCGAAAATACGGATATGCTGGAGGTGGATTTACATATTCACGAGTTGATTGATGATACCGCCGGACTCTCGAACAAGGAAATGTTGGATTTACAAATGAAACATTTTCATGAGAAAATGGATGAGGCGATTAAAAAGCGGATAAAGAAAGCCGTTTTTATTCATGGCCTTGGAAACGGAACACTGAAACAGGAAATTCGTCGGGAGCTAACGCATAAGTATAGAAAATACAACTTTCAGGATGCCAGCTTTCAGGAATATGGCTATGGGGCAACCATGGTTATTCTGCATAAATAAATTGAGCTGATTAGAATAGTTCAGCGTTTTTCATAATTTTGCAGCGCAGACCGCTCTATCGCTCTTCAATTTATATTGAAGGGAGGAAAGTCCGGGCAACAGAGGGCACCATGTTTCTTAATTGGAAGGCGGGCGAAAGCTTGCAGTAGTGTAACAGAAAATGACCACCTCGGCTTCCCGGGGAAAGGGTGAAAAGGTGAGGTAAGAGCTCACCGGTTTCGGAGGTAACTTCGAGGGCCGTACACCTCGTGGGTTGCAAGACCAAATATATCACGACCAGGAGCTGCCCGTTCCATTTCAACCTGGTTGAAAGTCGTGAGGGGTAGGTTGCTAGATCGTAGCAGTGATGCTGCGGCCAGATAAATGATAGAGGCTCTCCGTCTTTAGGTGGAGGGTACAGAACCCGGCTTACAGGTTTGCGTTTTTAATTTTATAAACAGACAAACTATTTTTTTCAATGATATGTTAAGATAGTTTGTCTGTTTTTTTTATACCTTTTAGGTGATAAACAAATCCATTCATGAAAAAGAGTTTACTAGTGCTTAGCACATTATTTTTTGCTGTTACTGTAGTTGTTGCACAGATAGCTGATACCAATTCAACGCTGACAATTCATTCAAACACGATCATTTCAAGTGGCGACGGTGTTCCCTTTTGGTTGCAAATGAATCAGCAGGGAATGATTGATGATTCCGATCCGATTCAGGAGCTATTTATTTTAGACTATGACAAGCAAGCTGATCGTAATCTACAAGATAAATTTCAACTGGCCTATGGAGTGAACTTAGTTGGCCGATTATCGGAGAACTCGACTTTTAATCCGAATGAATACTGGGCACAGCTGCACTTTAAAAGATGGTTTTTGCATGTTGGAGCAAAGGCTGAACCGATTTTTGCCAATGGCTTATCGTTAACCAACGGAAACTTTTACCTGTCGAATAACGCACGTCCATTACCACGCGTTGGTTTTGGAACAGCCGACTTCAAGCTATTTCAAAATGGATGGTTGAGTAAGTTCGCTTTTGATTTTGAGTACAATGAGTATTTATTAGTTGATAACCGAATTGTTGATGATGGGAACTTACACCATAAACGATTGGATGTAAATTATTCAATAACCGACAAGTGGACTTTCTCAGCCGGTGTGGATCATTGGGTATTTTGGGGTGGGACATATACATCAAGCAGTGGTGATTTTATAATGCCTGGGTTTGAAGATTATTTCAGATATATAACTGGTAGGGTAGGAAGTAACGATGCCCCGGCAATTGATCGGGCTAACGTGGCGGGAAACCAGCTCGGTCAGTATTTAGCCTCTTTGGAGTACGATGGCGAAAGCGATTATCTGAAATTGTATTGGCAACACCCTTGGGAAGATCGCTCAGGCATTCAGCTGGAAAATGCTCCTGACGGTTTGTGGGGAATTTATTGGAAGCATGTTGCTGATAAACCCTTTATAGAGTCGGCTGTGCTGGAATATGCCAACACCAGAGATCAAAGTGGGCAACATCACAAATACCATCCAGATCCAAGCCGACCTGATTATGAGGTTGGCGAAGGAGAAGACAATTATTTTACGCATGGCGTTTATAAATCGGGTTTTGTGAGTTATGATCGAATGATTGGAATTCCATTATTCATTCCGATTTTTAATGAGGACGGAGTTTCGAAAGGGTTTGATAATACCCGGTTTTTGGCAATTCACAATGGCTTAAGTGGATGGATCAATAACTCAATCGAATGGAAAACGAAGCTTAGCTATTCGAAGCACTATGGGAGGCACAATGCCGAGTATGCTTCACCTAAAGAGTTTCTTTCGGCATCAGTTCAAGCAACGTACATATTGCCAAATATTCCTCTACGGTGTGGTATTCAGCTAGCTTATGATCACGGTTCAATATTGCCGTCCGATTTTGGAGCGGCTGTTAAACTGAGCTATTCATTGAAATAATCGACAGGATTATTGTTTTAAGCAAGCCTCTTTTTTGACCTGATAAATTTGAATGGATCTTGGTGAACCGGAATTCCAGTTGATAGAACACGACGTGTAAGTTGTATTTGTTTTGATCTTTTCTTCATAATTTTTTCGGAGCGTCTGTGCAAATATCCTATTACCGCAAAACTGATTGCCAGCGTTAAAAGAAAACTGAAAGTTGTCGATAAGTAAGCTTGTGATGATATGCTCAATGAAACAAAGAATAACGTGTATAATATCAAAAAAACACTCGCTTGAATATGTTGCATCCCGGAGCGAATTAGAATATGATGAATATGATTCATATCTGCCGAAAAAGGAGAACGCTTCTGATAAAGACGTATAGCAAACACCCGTAAAGTATCGGTAACCGGTACAATGAGTAACGAAAGAATAAAGTTAGGCGCATTGTGAATTTTGACCATCTCAGGTGCCGTCACGTTAAAGCTTAAAAATTTAATCGCCAGAATACCTAATAAGCATCCTAATATTAAAGAGCCTGTATCGCCCATAAATATTTTATTTTCTTTTCCCCAAAGGTTAAAGCGTAAAAAGGCTAATAAACTTCCGGCTACCGCAAAACTCAAAATGGTGTATGCAAAGTGTCCGGTTATCAGAAAGCATACACCCAGTATTGATGAAACCAACATTGTGATTGAAGCTGCAAGCCCATCAATCCCATCAATTAAGTTTATCGCATTGATAAGAAAAAGTAGAAGCATAAATGAAATTGGGGCACTCATCCAAATACTAATTTGGTTGAGGTAAAATAAGTTTGATAAGCTGCTGATTTGCACATTGCCCATAAAAACCAAAATGCCGGCAGCTAATACCTGAATCAACAATTTTTTCATTGGAGCAATGATCAGGATATCATCTTTCAGTCCGATGAAAAATAATAAGATAAGCGCAGCAAGTATGTATCTGAATTCGGGAAACTCAATCTGTCCAATGAACAAGATTGAACTTAAGGTTATTCCAATGAAAATACTGACACCGCCTAATGTAGGGATAACAGTTTTGTTTAATTTTCGTGAATTTGGTACGTCAAATAATTTTTTTTCTTGTGAAATACGCACGATTGGGGGAATGCATACATAAGTGATGAGAAAACTTATAATGATTGTGCAGAATATGTAGAATAAGTATTGTTCCATAGATGAATGGTTTAATTCAAAGGTAACACTTTAATATGTTTGTTAGCAGATTTTAATATTATTAAAATGTTTTCTTTTGTCTTTTTTTGTGTTGTAATGATATGTAAATATTTGTTAGTCTATTCTTTGTGAATTATCATAGGAGAAACCTATCGATTGATAAAATTAGATCAAGTACTTTGCTTCCGGTGAAAGTGACAGTGTCGACTAAATGTTGTGTATAGATTGCTTTCATTTTTTATTTAATGATTATTTTTGACGCTGGATAAATCACAATTAGGATTATTATTAAACATGATGGTACTTTTAAATAATAGTTGCGTTGGCTAATTATATTTTTTTGTTATGCTGAAAAAAGGGGATTACAAATGGCATGCCGTTTATGTCAAATCGCGTGCAGAGAAAAGATCATTCGAAGACATTGTATCTAAAGGTATAGATGCCTATTTGCCGCTTAAAATATCGAAGAAAAAATGGAGCGATCGGATTAAGGTTGTAGAAGAACCTCTTATTCGGGGCTATCTGTTTGTAAAGGTCAGTAATCGGGAGTATGTTAAGGTTTTACAAGCTTCCGGAGTTGTCGCTTATGTTAGTTTTGGAGGAAAGCGAGCCGAGATTCCGGAAAAGCAAATTCAGGATTTAAGAGTATTTCTGGAAGAACTTAATGACGCCGTACAAGTTACCAATGAAAACCTGACTAAGGGCGAGAAAGTGAAGGTTTTGAGTGGCCCATTGGAAGGAATGGAAGGAGAGATCTCAGAGATCAAAGGTCGAAAAAGAATCGGGATGCGTTTTGAATCGCTAGGATGCTCTGTTTTTGCTGATGTTTCAATAGAACTAGTAGAAAAAGTTGAATCAATAAAATAGGTTTTATATCTTTAATTTATTGATAATGAGTTTGTATATAGCAATTCCTATTATTACACCCGAGATATTGGCACAGATATCAAGCAAAGAAAAATGTCTGCCTAAACGCATGGTAATTTGAAGGAATTCCATAAAAACGCCCCAGCCAACAATAAACGAGTATAGCTTCCAACGTTCGATATTAGTTTTCACATGAAAGGTCCACAAAATTAGGAGCGAGAATAGAAAGTACATCATCATGTGAATTAATTTGTCAGCTCCCGGGAATAAAGGCACCTTTGGAAAATCGTCCAAAGGTAGCAAAGACAGCAAGACAATGATGCCAAGATAGAGGACTGATATTAGTAGTCTTATCTCAAATGAAAATAAGCTGAAGATTTTTTTTATTATTTTGTTGTCGATCTCTACTTCTTTCATTTTTTATGAGTTGATTTTTTCAAATTGATAACTTTTTTTTCAATGTGATAAAGTTTAGGGGTGGTATTCGGAATTGATATCTTCGATTAATTTAGATTCATAGAAACAAATTTATGCTTATTATGGTTGAAACATCATTGTCATGTTTCAGTTATCAAATAATTAATACAAAAATCATTCATGAAAACTGCTTCACTAAAACAAATAAGAGATGAACTAAAAATCTATTCTTCTGAAGATTTACAATCGTTATGTATCAGGCTAGCAAAGTACAAAAAGGATAATAAGGAATTACTCAGTTATTTATTGTTTGAAGCTGATGATGAAGTAGCCTATATTCAGTCGGTAAAGGATGAGATTGATAGCGGTTTTGAATGTATGAACCGGAAAAGTACTTATTTTATTAAAAAGAGCTTGCGCAAAATACTAAGAGATATGACCAAGTACATCAAGTACTCGGGAATTAAAACGACTGAACTGGATTTATTGATCTATTTCTGTCGCAAAATTAGAACCTCGAAAATCCCTCTCAACAGGAGTTTAGAGTTGCGGAATATTTATGCTCGTCAGGTTATTAAGATTGAGAACTTGCTTAAGAAACTCCATGAAGATATTCAATTTGACTATCATGATGATGTTCGATTTTTGAAAGTATAAAAAAGACGATGCCATTAAAACTTCGTCTTTTATATTAATTGTTGTTTTCGATTAATCGTATTGATGTTCTCCTTCTGCTGGACCACAATCGCAATCACAATCAAGCCCTTTTTCATATTGTTCAAGGGCTCTTAAACTCATTCCCATCGATGAAAATCCTCCGTCGTGGAAAAGGTTTTGCATGGTTACTTTCTTCGTTAAATCGGAGAAAAGCGTGATGCAGTAATTTGCACACTCATCACCTGTTGCATTACCAAGCGGAGACATACGCTCGCCAAAGTCAAGCAGTTTGTCCATTCCCTTTACACCACTACCGGCAGTGGTCACTGTTGGCGATTGCGAAACGGTATTGATCCGTACGTTACGTTCACGCCCATAAATGTACCCAAAACTACGTCCGATTGACTCCAGCAATGATTTAGCATCGGCCATATCATTATACCCATAAAAAGTACGCTGAGCGGCAACATAAGAAAGGGCAACCACAGATCCCCATTCATTTATGGCGTCTAACTTTCGTGAAACCTGAAGTACTTTGTGGAATGAAATCGCTGAGATATCAAGCGTCTTTTCGAGATAGCTGTAATCAAGGTCGCTATAGTGGCGACCTTTTCTAACATTGGGCGACATTCCTATTGAGTGTAAAACAAAATCAATTTTACCTCCAAGGACTTCCATTGATTTTTTTACGAGGTTTTCAAGTTCTTCAACATTAGTGGCATCTGCAGGAATTAACTCTGCACCACATTTTTCAGCTAGTTTAGCTGTGTCTCCCATTCGTAAGGCAATGGAAGTATTGGTAAGTGTGAAGGTTGCTCCTTCTTCGTGGGCTCTTTCAGCTACTTTCCATGCAATGGAGTCAGCATTTAAAGCACCAAAAATAATTCCCTTTTTACCTTTAAGTAAATTATAAGCCATGATTTTAAATTTATGAGTAAAACAACTCTCGTTTAAAATGGTTGTAAAAAATTATCATACAACAAAAAACCGGCTTTTGCCGGCTGATTTGATTTTTAAATCTTTTCTATGTAGCTGACAGGGAGCCATCCCTGATTGCCATCAGCTATTCGAACCTCTATCCAGTTTCCCAAACTGTCTTTTATTTCCACTTTTAGCCCTTCGTGAATCAAGAATAAATCTGTACCACTTTCCGATGGCGAACTTTTAACAGTAACACTAGGTTGAGTAATTATGGCAAAATTGTGGTTCTTCATTCGATTTTTCTGCCGTGCGGCAAAGTTATAACTAAAAATTGAAATGCCTATAATAAAAATGCCCAGCCAAAAAGAGAGCCGTTTTATTGCTATTGTCCGGGTAAAAAGAAATAGTCCGGATAGAATTAGAACTAAGATAAATGAACTAATGCTGATTTTAGCCCATCCATCAGTCGAAAACTGATTGGCAATATTGTTCCACCATCGAATAAAAAATACTTTAGGAAGTGGATCAATGGCATCAACGACATGCTGGTTGGCCAGTTCGAGGTTGAATTGGATATCTTCATCTTTTGGTGCCAATAATTTGGCACGTTCGTAATTGATGATTGCCTGAGTAACCTGACCGGATTTAAAGTAAGCATTGCCCAGATTGAAATAAACTTCGGCTGACTCTAAATTACCATTGAGAATCTCGTTATATGCTTCAATAGCCTGATCGTATTCCTGATTCGTATAATGCTCATTTGCTTTTTCGAGTAAATTTTGTTGAGCGAGGGCGTTCAGCGAAAAGAATAGAATGAATATGATTTGAAAAAATGTTTTCATTGTTTTTTTCCTATTAACGAATTTGTTTTTCCAATTTCCCCATTAAGCCGGCGGCTTTATCGTATAGTTCTGCTTTAGTCGAGTCAACTGCACTTGGTGCATATCGGGCGTATTCGCACGTGTCGACAATATGAATGAAGTCGGTAATTACCTCTGGTGAAACCTGACGTTTTTCTAGAGATTCCGAAGCATTTTGCCTGTTCATATCAGCAAGCGGAATACTCAATTTATCACTCAAATATCCCCAAAAAGCTTTTAAAACAGACTCGTAGAAAGCCTCATCGTTATCATTTTTTAAATGACCAGCAGCAACCTTCAAGTGTTTACGAGCTACTTTATTGGCTTTCTTGTTTCGAACAAGTTGCATATTGGAATTCTCTTTCAGTTTTTTACGATATACCAAGGCTATCACAGTAAATAATAATGCAGCACCCAAATAAAGCAGGTAAAAAGCTAAACTTCCGAAGAACGAAGATTCCTTGGGCTTCAGTTTATACTTACCTTGTTTAATGAAGCGGATGTCTTTTCCAATAAAGCGCACATCTTCTTTCGAATAGGCACTGGTAACCGTTGTATTTTGGTCATCATTTCCTTTTTCTACCTGAAGCGTAAACTCTTTGGAATGAGCGTATTCGAAATTTCTACTAGCCGGGTTAAAGCTGGCAAATTTAACAGGCGGAATAGAATATTCACCTGCAAAACGCGGAATAAACAAATATTCAAATGTTTTGCTTCCGGTTAATCCGCCGTTCGATGTATTTAAATTCTCGCTGGTCTTCGGATCGTAAACTTCAAAATCAGCTGGGAATTCAACATTAGGAGCATCAATCAGTCGCAAATTTCCGCTTCCCGAAATGGTAATCTTCAACGTCGCTGCTTCGTTCGATTTAAGCTGAGCTTTGTCCAACGAAGCCGAAAACTTTAAATTACCAACACCGCCGGTAAAGCTTGCTGGTTCTGAAGGTAAATTTTTAACATTGATTGAAACCGGAGGACTAACCACTTTAGCCTGAATGTTTCGATAATTATCGAAGAAATCGTCGAAGAAGCTTCGCTGCTGGCGAATGCGTTGTCTAACCAAACAGGTGATTTCAAAAGGATCGATGGTTATTTTTCCTGTTTGCTGTGGAAAAAGTATGGTTTTCTTCAATACGCCAACCTGGTATATCTTGTTGTTGTATACTTCTCGTGTAAAGCTAATCTGATTTGGAATGTCAATCTCCTGTGTCCAAAATCCGGCGTAGGAGGGGAGTTTTACATCATCAAAATTAGTGATTGGAACATCGGGAGCAACGTAAATTTTAACAGTCGCTATAATTTGTTCACCCTTATAAACGTTGCGTTTATCCAGATCCACTTTCACAAAAAGGTCATCTTTATCGATAGAACCACTGGCAGCAGTTGATGATTGCTGCCGTTGATTGTTGGTAGAACTTTGTGGCTTTTGTCCCTTGACTACCTGAATACTCAACTCATTGGATTCATATACTTTTCCATCAACTTTTATGGATGCAGGGCGAATAGTAAACTTGCCTTCTTCTTTAGCACGTAAAATAAAAATATAAGAAAAACTGACCGATTGAGTCGTCTTTCCGTTAATAATTTGCACACTCGAACTTTGCGAGGTTGATGGCCCCATTAAAACATCAAAATTAGATATGTCGGGTAATTGCAAATCGGTGCCACGTTCGTTTAATGTAAATGATAAACGAAACTGTTCACCTACAGAGACCACATTTGGTCCCGACATGGTAAATCTTACGCTGTCGGCATCTGCAAAAAATGCCGGAATGAGGAGTAATAGTGTTACAATAAGTTTTTTAGTCATCTTGCTTAATTATGCTCGATTGAAATTTTTGTTAAAATTAACAAATAATCAGCTACCAGTCTTTGTCGGTTTTACGCTGTTTCGCTTTTTCCGCTTGAGCCTTTTTCACTTTCTCCTGAATTTTTTTCTCGTCATTCTGTAAGGCTTGCAATAAGCGTTCAGCAGCCTCCTTCGATATCTTTTGCTGCTGTTGCTGTTGCTGTTGCTGTTGCTGTTGATCTTTATTTTGTTGGTCCTTATTTTTGTCCTTATTCTGATCTTTGTTTTGATCTTGCTTGTCCTTGTTGTGTTGATCCTTATCTTTATCCTGATCCTGATTTTTGCCCTGATCCTTGTTTTTGTTTTGCTGTTTCTTTTGTTCTTCCTGTTTTTTCTTCAGGTTCATAGCATAAACAAGATTGTATTTACTGTCAAGGTCTTCCGGATTGTTTCGCAAAGCCTTTTTATAAGCTTCAATACTCTCGTCTAGCTTATTTTGCATGAGCATCGAATTTCCCAAATTGTGATACGCTCTGGATTTTTCATTTTTATCATCGCTTTTCTCCGCAATCTCTTCAAATTTGGAGGTTGCCTGGTCAAACTTCATTTGTTTATACAGGGCATCGCCCAGATTGAAATTCCATTGCAAATCATCAGGGCGTTTATCCAGTGCTTTTCTGTAGGCCGTTTCGGCTTGGCTAAAGGCAGTGGTGTCGAGCTTGATGGTATCTTCCAGCGCTTGCTCAAATATCTCGTTTCCTTGGCGAATAAATTTGCGTTCGTTTTGTGCTTGAGACTGAATCCCCAGAAATAACAAGAATAAAAAAAGTACGGTATGTATAAATCCTAATTTCTTCATTATCCAAATAATTTGACGTTTTTCAAATATTTGTTCTTTCTCTCTAACAGTAAAAAGTCAATTAATAGCAATAGAATAGAAAATCCTAAAAACCATTGAAACTGGTCTTCATAATCTGAATAAACCAACGATTCCATTTCTGCCTCTTCCATTTTGTCAATTTCGTTGAAAAGGGTATTTAATCCTACCTGAGCATTGTTGGCTCGCACATAGATTCCATTTCCAGCCGCCGCAATCTGTTGCAGCATTTCCTCATTCAGTTTGGTTACCACTACGTTTCCTTCTTTGTCTTTACGATAATCTCTTTGTCCGTTTTTATATACAGGAATCGGTCCTCCTTGAGGAAGTCCCATACCAATGGTGTGAACAATAATTCCTTTT encodes the following:
- a CDS encoding tetratricopeptide repeat protein — encoded protein: MKKLGFIHTVLFLFLLFLGIQSQAQNERKFIRQGNEIFEQALEDTIKLDTTAFSQAETAYRKALDKRPDDLQWNFNLGDALYKQMKFDQATSKFEEIAEKSDDKNEKSRAYHNLGNSMLMQNKLDESIEAYKKALRNNPEDLDSKYNLVYAMNLKKKQEEQKKQQNKNKDQGKNQDQDKDKDQHNKDKQDQNKDQNKDKNKDQQNKDQQQQQQQQQQQQKISKEAAERLLQALQNDEKKIQEKVKKAQAEKAKQRKTDKDW